A single genomic interval of Rhinopithecus roxellana isolate Shanxi Qingling chromosome 11, ASM756505v1, whole genome shotgun sequence harbors:
- the OTUD1 gene encoding OTU domain-containing protein 1, with product MQLYSSVCTHYPSGAPGPTAAAPAPPAAAAAPFKVSLQPPGAAGAAPEPETGECQPAAAAEHREAAAVPAAKMPAFSSCFEVVSGAAAPASAAAGPPGASCKPPLPPHYTSTAQITVRALGADRLLLHGPEPAPGTAGSAAAPRGRCLLLAPAPAAPVPPRRGSSAWLLEELLRPDCPESAGLDATREGPDRNFRLSEHRQALAAAKHRGPAPTPGSPDPGPWGEEHLAERGPRSWERGGDRCDAPGGDAARRPDPEAEAPPARSIETAQSSAAEPVIVSRSDPRDEKLALYLAEVEKQDKYLRQRNKYRFHIIPDGNCLYRAVSKTVYGDQSLHRELREQTVHYIADHLDHFSPLIEGDVGEFIIAAAQDGAWAGYPELLAMGQMLNVNIHLTTGGRLESPTVSTMIHYLGPEDSLRPSIWLSWLSNGHYDAVFDHSYPNPEYDNWCKQTQVQRKRDEELAKSMAISLSKMYIEQNACS from the coding sequence ATGCAGCTCTACAGCAGCGTCTGCACTCACTACCCCTCCGGGGCACCGGGTCCCACGGCCGCCGCCCCCGCGCcacccgccgccgccgccgcccccttCAAGGTCTCGCTGCAGCCCCCGGGAGCCGCCGGCGCCGCGCCCGAGCCCGAGACCGGTGAGTGCCAGCCTGCCGCGGCCGCCGAGCACCGGGAAGCCGCCGCTGTCCCTGCCGCCAAGATGCCTGCTTTCTCCTCCTGCTTCGAGGTGGTGTCCGGGGCCGCCGCGCCCGCCTCTGCCGCCGCCGGCCCGCCTGGCGCGTCCTGCaagccgccgctgccgccgcacTACACGTCCACCGCGCAGATCACCGTGCGGGCCCTGGGCGCCGACAGGCTCCTGCTGCACGGGCCCGAGCCCGCTCCCGGCACCGCGGGCTCCGCCGCCGCCCCGCGCGGCCGCTGCCTCCTGCTGGCCCCAGCGCCCGCAGCCCCGGTCCCGCCGCGGCGGGGCTCCTCGGCCTGGCTCCTGGAGGAGCTGCTGCGGCCCGACTGCCCCGAGTCCGCGGGCTTGGACGCGACACGGGAGGGGCCCGATCGGAACTTCCGACTGAGCGAGCACCGCCAGGCCTTGGCCGCCGCCAAACACCGAGGCCCCGCGCCGACCCCGGGGAGCCCCGACCCCGGTCCGTGGGGCGAAGAGCATTTGGCGGAAAGGggccccaggagctgggagaggggcgGCGACCGCTGCGACGCTCCGGGTGGGGACGCGGCGCGGAGGCCCGACCCAGAGGCCGAGGCACCCCCAGCCCGGAGCATCGAGACCGCCCAGAGCAGCGCGGCGGAGCCGGTGATCGTGTCCAGGTCGGATCCCAGAGACGAGAAGCTGGCCCTGTACCTGGCCGAGGTGGAGAAGCAGGACAAGTACTTGCGGCAGAGGAATAAGTACCGATTCCACATCATTCCCGACGGCAACTGCCTCTACCGAGCTGTCAGCAAGACGGTGTATGGGGACCAGAGCCTGCACCGGGAGCTGAGGGAGCAGACGGTGCACTACATCGCCGACCATCTCGACCACTTCAGCCCCCTGATTGAGGGCGACGTGGGGGAGTTTATCATCGCTGCTGCCCAAGACGGGGCATGGGCTGGGTACCCGGAGTTGCTGGCCATGGGGCAGATGCTGAATGTGAATATCCACTTAACTACTGGAGGGAGGCTGGAGAGCCCCACGGTGTCTACTATGATTCATTATTTGGGCCCAGAGGATTCCCTGAGGCCTAGTATTTGGCTCAGTTGGCTCAGTAACGGACACTATGATGCTGTATTTGATCACTCCTATCCTAACCCAGAGTACGACAACTGGTGCAAACAAACTCAAGTGCAAAGGAAACGCGACGAAGAACTTGCCAAATCTATGGCCATATCCCTATCTAAAATGTATATTGAACAAAATGCATGCTCTTGA